The Agrococcus sp. SGAir0287 DNA window CGGAGCCGTTCACCGTCGCACGAGCACTGGCTGCCGGTCGCACGCGAGGCGATCTGCGCTCACCCGATCTCGTCGCGCCCACGCGCGGGGCCCGCGTCGGCGTCGCGCAGCACGCCGTCGACCCCCGCGCAGCCTTCCTCGGCTCCCTCGAGGAGCTTGCGCGCGACGACCAGTTCTTCTCGCATGTGACGGCCGCCCGCATCCACGGGATGCCGCTGCCGGCACGGCTCGACGACGAGCCGATCCACCTCGCATCGCCGTCGTTCACGAGCCGCATGCGCCGGGACGGGGTCGTCGGGCACCGCATCAAGGCGACCGTCGTCGAGGTCGCCGGTCACCGCGTCGAGAGCATCCCCGACGCCTTCGTGCATCTCGGCACCTCGTCCTTGACGCTCGACGAGCTCGTCGAGGTCGGCGACTGGATCGTGAGCCGTCGACGCGAGCGCCGGCTCACGCCGACCGATCTACGCGAGCACGCCCGGCACTTCACGGGTGCGCGCGGGATCGCCCGGGTGCACAAGGCCATCCCGCTGGTGCGCGTGGGCTCCGACTCTCCCGGCGAGACGCGCACGCGACTGCTGCTGCGACGCGCCGGACTGCCGGAGCCCGTGCTGCAGCATCAGGTGCGCGATGGACGGGCACGCGTCATCGCAACCCTCGACCTCGCGTATCCGCAGCTGCTCGTGGGCATGGAGTACGACGGCGCCTACCACCGGCTCGACGCGGAGCAGTTCGGCTACGACATCCGTCGCTCTGCCGCGCTCGATGCGCTCGGGTGGCGGATCATCCGCATCTCGCATGCGGACATCGTCGACGGCGGCCAGCGCATCCTCCCGCTCATCCGCGCCGCGCGGAGTCGGTCGATTGGGCAGTAGTGGTTCGCTGCGCGGCGTGTCGCGAACCACTACTGCCCAATCGGGCGGCAGAAGTGACCAATCAGGTGGGGGAGGAGGCGGTGGCCGCGGGAGCGAGGCGATAGCGCGCCGCTCGGTGCGACTCGGGGACGCGGGGGCCGGCGCCGTGCAGCTTCTCGCGGAGTGTGCCGGGCGCGTAGGAGGACGGATAGGCACCGCGCTCGCGGAGCACGGGGATGACGTGCTCGATGACGTCCTCCCACGTGCCGGGGGTCACGGCGTATGCGAGGTTGAAGCCGTCGACGTCCGTCTCCTCCACCCACGACTGCAGCTCGTCGGCGATCTCCTCGCCCGAGCCGACGATCGTCGGACCGAGGCCGCCGATCGCGGCGTGCCGACCGAGGTCGCCGACGGTCCACTCGCGGCCGAGCGCCGCCTCCTGCTGCAGGTGCTGCACCGTCGACTGGATCGCGTTCGACTCGACGTCGCCGACCGGCTGGTCGGGGTCGTACGCGGCGAGGTCGACGCCCATCCAGCCCGACAGGAAGGTCAGCGCACCCTCCTCCGACGCGTACGAGCGGTAGTCGGCCTCCTTCGCGACCGCCTCCTCGTGCGTCGCCGCTGTGATGACGGTCAGCAGCGTGTAGATCCTCGCCGAGCATCGGTCGCGCCCCTCGGCCTCCAACGCGTCGCGGATGCGCTGCACGGTCGCGGCGAGCACCTCCTTCGAGCGCGCGGCGACGAAGATCGCCTCCGCGTTGCCGGCCGCGAAGCGGATCCCGCGCGGCGAGGCGCCCGCCTGGTAGATCACCGGCGTCCGCTGCGGCGACGGCTCCGAGATGTGGATGCCCGGCACGCGGAAGTGCCGACCCTCGTGGCGGATCGGGTGCACCTTCGCGGGGTCGGTGAAGATGCCGCGCTCGCGATCCTCGACGACGGCGTCGTCCTCCCACGACCCCTCCCACAGCTTGTAGAGCACCTCGAGGTACTCGTCGGCGTGGTCGTAGCGGTCGTCGTGCGCGAGCTGATCCTCCTGCCCCATGTTGCGCGCGGCGGACGGCAGGTAGCCGGTCACGACGTTCCAGCCGATGCGGCCGTTCGTGAGGTGGTCGAGCGTCGTGAGCCGACGCGCGAAGGGATAGGGATGCTCGAACGCCGTGCCGGCGGTGATCCCGAAGCCGAGGTGCTCGGTGACGGCCGCCATCGCCGACACGAGCAGGATCGGATCGTTCACCGGCACCTGGGCGCCGTTGCGGATCGCGGCCTCGTTCGTGCCGCCGTACACGTCGTAGGTGCCGAGCACGTCGGCGATGAAGATGCCGTCGAACGTGCCCGACTCGAGCAGGCGCGCGAGCGACGTCCAGTACTCGATGGTGGTGTAGTGCCGCGAGCGGTCGTCCGGGTGGCGCCACAGGCCGGAGGACTGGTGGGCGACGCAGTTCATGTCGAACGCGTTGAAGCGGATCTGCCTGGTCATGCGGGCATGCAAGCTGCGCGTCCGCCGCCTGCGCAAGACGCGAGCGACTCGGGACGCAACGCGTCGTCATGCGACGCAATGCGCGCACCGCCGAGGCGCTCGTCGACCTAGCCTGCCGTGCATGAGCGACACCTTCGAGCCCCCGCTGCGCGTCGTCGGCGTGAACGGCAGCCTGCAGTCGCCGTCGAAGACGGGCGTGCTGCTCGACGCCGTGCTCGCGGCCATCGGCGAGCGCGCGACGATCGAGCCGCGGCGCATCGACCTCGCGAGCATCGCGAGCGGCTTCGCGGGCGCCGTGTCGCGCGAGGGGCTGTCGCCCGAGGTCGAGGATGCGCTCGCGGCGGTCGAGGCCGCCGACGTGCTCGTCGTCGGCACCCCCATCTATCGCGCGTCGTTCACGGGCCTCTTCAAGCACTTCTTCGACTTCGTCGAGCAGCGCGCGCTCGTCGACACGCCCGTGCTGCTCACGGCCACGGGCGGCAGCGAGCGGCACACGCTCACGATCGAGCACCAGCTGCGGCCGCTGTTCGGCTTCTTCCAGGCGCTCACGCTGCCGACGGGCGTGTACGGCTCCGCGGGCGACTTCGCCGACGGACGGGTCGCATCGCCGGCGCTGCTCGACCGCATCGACGCCGCCGTCTCGCGCTCGCTGCCGCTCGTCGCGCACCGCGTGCGCCCCACGGTGCCCGCGCGCTGGTAGCGGATCGCCGCGCACGGCATCCGGCGGGCGCGACCCGCGATGGATGCGAGGATGGTGGGATGGACCTCGGGGAGCACGTGCTGTTCGTGCACGCGCATCCCGACGACGAGACGCTCTCGACCGGTGCGGCCATCGCGACGGTCGCGCAGACCGGCGTCGCCTCCGTCCTCACCCTCACGATGGGCGAGCGCGGCGAGGCGCGCCCCGAGGCGCGCGACGCCCTCGACGCCGCCGGGAGCCTGCCTGCGCTGCGCAGCCTCGAGCTCGACCGCGCGATCGTCGCGCTCGGGGCGACCCGCGTCGAGCCGGATGCGCGCTTCGAGGACTCGGGCATGGCGTGGGTCGGCGGTCGGGCGGCACCGAGCGCCGACGTGTCGACGGCGGCGCTGACGTCGCAGCCGCCGACCGACGTCGAGCTGCTCGTGCTCGACGCGGTGCAGCGCCTCCGCCCCGACGCGATCGTGACGTACGACGAGGACGGCGGCTACGGCCATCCCGACCACCGCGCCGTGCACCTCGCCGTCGTCGCGGTCGCGCGCGACCTGCGCATCCCGGTCTACGTCCGCAGCTCGGAGCCCGCCGACGTCGCAGTGCCCCTCGCACCCGTCGCCGACCGCGTCCACGACGCGCTCGCGGCGCACGCGAGCCAGCTCGCCGTCGACGGCCGCGACGTCGTGCACGTCGGCGGCCAGCGCGAGCCGATCGCCGACGTCGAGCACTACCGCCTCGTGCGCGCGCCGTCGCCGATCGGCTGGGGCACGACGGTCGTCGTCGGGCTCGTCGCGCTCGTCATCGGCACCGTCGGCACCTTCGCGTACCGCGCCGTCGAGCCGTGGGGCCTCGTGCTCGCGCTCGTCGCGGCGCTCGGCATCGTCGTCGGCCCGCGCCTGCTCGGCTCGCGGCCCGCGACGATCGCGGCGGCGGTCGGCGTCCTCGCCCCCATCGCGCTCGTCGCGCTCGACCCCTTCCGCACGGCGGGCAGCGCCGGCCTCCTCGCGGCGGACCTGCTCGGCTGGCTCTGGGTGCTCGTGCCCGGCGTCGCGGCGCTCGTCGCCGTCGCATGGCCGTCGCCCGAGGGCATCGCGCGCATCCGCGACGCGGCGCGCGGCTGACGACCGCGACGCACGGACGCCGCCCGGGCGCGACACGACGCTGCCGCGGCTGGTCGAGCGGCCCGCGACGGCGACGATAGGCTGAGTCGGTCGAAAGGACCCCCTCGTGACCTACGTGATCGCGCTCCCATGCGTCGACGTGAAGGACCGCGCGTGCGTCGACGAATGCCCCGTCGACTGCATCTACGAGGGCGAGCGGATGCTGTACATCCACCCCGACGAGTGCGTCGACTGCGGCGCGTGCGAGCCCGTGTGCCCGGTCGAGGCGATCTACTACGAGGACGACGTGCCCGAGGAGTGGGCCGAGTACTACGACGTCAACGTGCAGTTCTTCGAGACGCACGGATCGCCCGGCGGCGCCGCGAAGGTCGGCGTCATCGCCGACGATCACGCGATCGTCAAGGCGCTGCCGCCGCAGGCCTGAGCGCCGCACGATCGCATGGATCAGCTGCCCGCGTTCCCCTGGGACTCCCTCGCCGAGGCGAAGGCCGTCGCGGCCGCGCACCCGGATGGCATCGTCGACCTGTCGGTCGGCTCGCCCGTCGACCCCACGCCGCACGTCATCCAGGACGCGCTCGCCGCGGCGTCCGACGCGCCGACCTACCCGACGTGCTGGGGCACGCCCGCGCTGCGCGACGCGATCGTCGACTGGTTCGCACGCGTGCGCGGCGTGCCGGGGCTCGGTCACGCGAACGTCATGCCGACCGTCGGGTCGAAGGAGACCGTGGCGGGTCTGCCGCTGTGGCTCGGCCTCGGGCCCGGCGACGTCGTCGTGCACCCCACCGTGGCGTACCCGACGTACGACATCGGCGCGCGCGTCGCGGGCGCGACGCCCGTGCCGGCCGACGACCCCGACGACTGGCCCGAGGGCACGCGCCTCGTCTGGGTGAACTCGCCGTCGAACCCCACGGGCGACGTCGCAGGCGTCGAGGCGCTGCGCCGCGTCGTGGAGCGCGCGCGGGCGATCGGCGCGGTCGTCGCGAGCGACGAGTGCTACGCGCTGCTGCCCTGGGACGTCGACGAGGTGCCCTCGATCCTCGATCCGCGCATCGCCGGGAGCACGCGCGAGGGCCTGCTCGTCGTGCATTCGATGTCGAAGCAGTCGTCGATCGCCGGCTATCGCGCGGCGTTCGTCGCCGGATGCGCCCGCATCGTCGGCAGGGTGCTCGAGGTGCGCAAGCACGTCGGCCTCATCCCGCCCATGCCGGTGCAGCACGCCATGACGGTGGGGCTCGCCGACGACGCGCACGTGGCGGAGCAGCGCGAGCGCTACCGCGCGCGTCGCGACGCGCTGCGTCCCGCGCTCGAGGCGGCCGGCTTCGCGGTGCGCGGGGAGGCCGGCCTCTACCTGTGGTCGACGGACGGCCGCGACGCGCGCACGCAGGTCGACGCGCTCGCCGCCCACGGCATCCTCGTCGCGCCCGGCGACTTCTACGGCGATGCCGGCCACGTACGCGTCGCGCTCACCGCGAGCGACGAGCGCATCGCCGAGGCCGCCCGGCGCCTGGCCGGTTTTCGACGCTGACTGCGTACGCCATAGGGTGTGATGGTGACCCACGCTGACGAGACGCCCAAGACGGCGACCCTTTCGGTCGATGGTCGCACTGTCGAGCTGCCGATCCTGCCCGCCACCGAGGGGCGATCGAGCATCGACGTGTCGAAGCTGATGCGCGAGACCGGCCACACCACCCTCGACTACGGCTTCGTCAACACGGCGGCGACGCGGAGTGCGATCACGTACATCGACGGTGATGCAGGGATCCTGCGCTACCGCGGCTATCCCATCGAGGAGCTCGCGGAGCAGAAGTCCTTCCTCGACGTCGCGTACCTCCTGATCTACGGCGAGCTGCCGACCGCCGACGAGCTCGGCGAGTTCGACACGCGCATCCGCCGGCACACGCTGCTGCACGAGGACCTGCGCCGCTTCTTCGACTCGCTGCCGCGCGACGCGCACCCGATGAGCGCGCTGTCGTCGGCCGTCTCGGCCCTGTCGACGTACTACGCCGCCGACCACGACCCGCACGACCCGCGCCGCGTCGAGCTGCAGACGATCCGCCTGCTGGCGAAGCTGCCGGTGATCGCGGCGTACGCGCACAAGAAGTCGATCGGCCAGGCGTTCCTCTACCCCGACAACTCGCTGTCGTTCGTCGAGAACTACCTGAAGCTCAACTTCGGTCTCATGGCCGAGGAGTACGAGCTGAACCCGGTCATGGTGAAGGCGCTCGAGCGCCTGCTCATCCTGCACGCCGACCACGAGCAGAACGCGTCGACCTCGACGGTGCGGCTCGTGGGATCGACCGAGGCGAACCTCTTCGCGTCGGTCTCCGCCGGCATCCACGCGCTCTCGGGCCCGCTGCACGGCGGCGCGAACGAGGCCGTCCTGACGATGCTGCGCTCCATCCGCGACTCGGGCGAGGGCGTGCAGCGCTTCGTCGAGCGCGTGAAGCGCAAGGAGCAGGGCGTGCGGCTCATGGGCTTCGGCCACCGCGTGTACAAGAACTACGACCCGCGCGCGAAGCTCGTGAAGGCGTCGGCCGACGAGGTGCTCGAGGCGCTGGGCGTCTCGGACCCGCTGCTCGACATCGCGAAGGAGCTCGAGCAGGTCGCGCTCGAGGACGAGTACTTCATCGAGCGCAAGCTCTACCCGAACGTCGACTTCTACACGGGCGTCATCTACAAGGCGATGGGCTTCCCCGAGCGGATGTTCACGGTGCTGTTCGCGATCGGTCGCCTGCCGGGCTGGATCGCGCACTGGCGCGAGATGGTCGACGACTCGCAGACGAAGATCGGCCGCCCGCAGCAGCTCTACGTCGGCCCCGGCGAGCGCCACATCTAGATCCATCCCACCGCAGCGAAAGCGGTTCCGTGCTCGAGGAGAGACACATGGCACGCACCGCGATCGCGACGCGGCTCGACGGATACTTCCAGATCCGCGAGCGCGGCTCCACGATCCCGCAGGAGGTCCGGGGCGGCCTCGTGACGTTCTTCGCGATGGCGTACATCATCGTGCTGAACCCGCTCATCATCGGCGGCTTCTCCGCCGACCAGGCGGCGGTCGACGTCGAGGGCGGCTGGCTGCCCAACGGGCAGGTCGCAGCCGTGACCGCGCTCGTCGGCGGCCTCATGACGATCGCGATGGGGCTCGTCGCGAACGTGCCGTTCGGGCTCGCCGCGGGCCTCGGCATCAACTCCTTCCTCGCCTTCACGCTCGTGGGCGAGCTCACGTGGCCCGAGGCGATGGGCCTCGTCGTCGTCAACGGCGTGCTCATCGTCGTGCTGAGCGTCACCGGTCTGCGCCGCCGCATCTTCGAGGCGATCCCGGCCGAGCTGAAGAGCGCGATCGCCGTCGGCGTCGGCCTCTTCATCGCCTTCATCGGATTCGTCGACTCGGGCTTCGTGCGCACGACCGAGCTCGCGTCGCCGCCGCTGCAGCTGGGCGAGGGCGGCTCGATCACGGCGCTGCCGACGATCGTCTTCCTCGTCGCGCTCGCGATCATGGGCATCCTCGTCGCCCGCCGGGTGCGCGGGGCGCTGCTCATCGGCATCGTCGTGGCGACGGTGCTCGCGATCGGCGCGCAGGCGCTGTGGCCCGTCGGCCCCGCGTTCGAGGTGGGCGTGGGCGGCTGGAACCTCGCCGCGCCCGCGCTGCCCTCGGCGCTCGTGTCGCTGCCCGATCTCTCGCTCGTCGGGCAGGTGGATCCGTTCGGCGCGTTCGCGCGCGTCGGCCCCGTCGCGGCGTCGATGCTCGTCTTCACGCTCTTCTTCCTGAACTTCTTCGACGCCATGGGGTCGATGACGGGCCTCGCGAAGCAGGCGGGCATCGCGGCGCCCGACGGCACGTTCCCGGGCCTGAAGCGCGCGCTCGTCGTCGAGGGCGTCGGCGCGATCGCGGGCGGTGGTGCGAGCGCGTCGTCGAACACGGTCTTCATCGACTCCGCGGCCGGCATCGGCGAGGGGGCGCGCACGGGCCTCGCGTCGGTCGTGACGGGCGTGCTCTTCCTCGCGGCGATGTTCCTCACGCCGCTCACGCAGATCGTGCCGCTCGAGGTGGCGGCGGCGACGCTCGTCATCGTCGGCGCGCTCATGATGAGCCAGATCCGCGACATCGACTTCACCGACTTCCGCGTCGCGCTGCCCGCGTTCCTCACGATCGTCGTCATGCCGCTGACGTACAACATCGCGAACGGCATCGGCGTCGGCTTCATCGCGTGGGTGCTCGTGCACGCGGTCTCCGGTCGCGCGCGCACGATCAGCCCGCTGCTGTGGGTCGTCGCAGGCCTCTTCGTCGTCTTCTTCGTCCGCGGACCCATCGAGGCGCTGCTCGGCCTGTAGACGCGGCGTCGGAGGCGGGGCGTAGCCTCTGCCGCATGGACGACGTGACGACCTGGCTCCTCGAGGGCGATCCCGGCATCCGCTGGCAGGTCATGCAGGACCTGCTCGACGCTCCGCAGGAGGAGGTCGACGCCGAGCGCGCCCGCGTCGCCCACGAGGGCTTCGGCGCCGCGCTGCTGGCGGCCCGCGGCGACGACGGGCTCTGGGCGGGCGGTGCGTGGGCGCCGGCAGGCTGGTCGTGGGAGCTCGGGGAGCCGCAGGCGTGGACGTCGACGTCGTGGGTGCTCGAGTCGCTGTGCGACCTCGGGATGCCCGCCGACGAGCCCGTCATGGCGGAGACGGTCGAGCTCATCGCCCGCAACGGCCGCTGGGAGTACGGCGACCTGCCGTTCTGGCAGGGCGAGGTCGACTCCTGCATCAACGGCCGCACCATCCGCGCGGGGGCACGGTTCGGGGCCGACGTCTCGGCGATCGTCGCCTACTGCGAGGAGGATCAGCAGCCCGACGGCGGCTGGAACTGCTTCCGACTCGAGGGCGAGGGCTCGACGAGGTCGTCGTTCGCGAGCACGATCAGCGTGCTCGAGGGCCTGCTGGAGTACCAGCAGCGCACCGGCAGGTCGACGGCGGCGATGCGGGAGCGCGGCATGGCCTACCTGCTCGAGCGCTCGCTGCTGCGCGGGCTGCGCTCGGGCGAGATCGTCTCGCCGTCGTACCTGTCGTTCGCCTTCCCGCCGCGCGCGCGGTACGACGTCCTGCGCGCGCTCGACCACCTGCGGCTCGCGGGGCTCGATCCGGAGCCGCGCATGGCCGAGGCGATCGCCATCGTGCGCTCGAAGCGGCAGCCCGATGGCCGCTGGCTGTCGGAGTACGACGACCCCGGCGCCGTGCAGCTGCACCTCGACGCGCCGTCCGGCGAGCCGAGCCGCTGGAACACGCTGCGCGCGCTGCGCGTGCTGCGCTGGGCCGACGGCGGCTGAGGGCCGCCGGCCGCAGCGCTCAGTCCTCGCTCGACACCGCGGCGAGCACCTCGGGCCACGTGCGATCGAGGCGGTCGCCGCCGATGCGGATGCCCAGGCCGATCGCGACGGCGCCGACGGCGAGCCCGACGGCGACGGCGACCCAGCCGAGCCACGGCTGCCACACGACGCTCGCGATCGCGAGCGCGATGGCGGGGGCGGAGGCGACGAGCGTGATGGGCGCCATGATCGCGAGGGCGGCGAGCGACTGCGCGCCGCCGGACGAGCCGCGGCCGAACGGCCGCTCCGGGCTGGGCGCGCGGCCCGGCAGGAAGGCGCCGACGGCGATGCCGACGCCCGCGGCGACGAGCGACGTGCCGACGGCGGCGCCGAGGCCGGCGGGCAGCAGGTCCCAGCCGCCGGTGATCCCGGCGACCACGACGGGCGCGGCGACGACCATGGGTCCGAGCACGACGCCGGCGCCGAGCAGGCGACCTGCACGGTCGGCGCGCCCCGAGACGCCGGCGAGCACGTGCAGCGCGAGCGCATCCTTGTCGTAGGCGAGCGAGAGCTGCGTGATCTGCAGCACCATGAGCGCCATCACGAGCGGCAGGAAGAGCGCCAGTCGCGGATCGAGGGCCTGGCCGCCGATGAGCTGGGAGCCCACGAGGATGAGCGGCAGCACGAGCACCGCGATGGCGTTCAGCAGGTGGCGGGGGTCGCGCCGCGTGAAGCGCACGCCGCGCGCCGCGATCGCCCCGACGGGCGTCGCCGGCACCAGCCGGTCCACGATGCCGCCCGAGCGCACACGACCGCCGCCGGAGGCCTCGACGGGCGCGACGAGCCGCGCGGCGAGCTGCGCACCCCATGCCCACCACAGCAGCGCGACGGTCGCGAGGGCGACGAGGAGGCGGACGCCGGCGGCGATCCAGTCGCCGCCGGCGATGGCGGCGGGCACGCCCGCCGTCGCGCCGATGGGCGTCCAGGCGAGCACGGTGGCGACGTCGGTCAGGACGCCGAGTGCCGAGGGCGAGGACGTGATCGCCTGGACGGCGACGCTGACGATGAGCCCCGAGCAGATGAGCAGCAGCATGAGGACGATCGCCGTCACGTCCCGCGAGCGTCGCGACGCGAGCGTCTGCGCGAGCGCGCCGGAGACGACGCGCGCGCCGAGCATGCACGTGACGAGGGCGATCGGCAGCATGACGATCGCGGCGACGAGCGTCGCGACCTGCGTGCTCCAGGCGATGAGCAGCAGCGCGAGCGCGAGCGCCGTCGCGATGCCGCCGATGCCGAGGAGGTGGGCGAGCGCGAGCCCGGGCAGGAGCTGCCGGGCGCGGACGGGCAGCAGCGCGAAGCGCTCGGGCGCGAGCGACTCGTCGGCGCTCGTGAGGATCGCGCCCACCGCCCATCCCACGACGGCGACGGAGGTGACGAGCACGAGCACGAACGGCACGGCCTCCGGCGCGCCGACGCGCAGCGCGACGGCTCCGGCGCCGACGAGGAAGAGCAGCCAGAGCGCGCCGAGCACGCCGAAGACGAGGCCGACGATGTGCCAGGGGCTGCGGGTGAGCGAGCGGCCCAGCTGCCGCAGGCGGAGGCCTAGGAGGAGCGCAGCCACGACAGCGTCTCCTCTCCGAGCTCGTGCACGCCGACGAGCTGCAGGAACCGCTGCTGCAGCGTCGTCCCCGCGCGCACCTCGTCGAGCGTGCCGTCGGCGAGGATGCGGCCCTGCGCGACGATCGCGACGCGATCGCACAGCGACTCGACGAGCTCCATGACGTGGCTCGAGAGCACGACGGTGCCGCCCGAGCCGACGAAGCCGCGCAGGATCGAGCGGATCGCCTCGCCCGACACGGGATCGACGGCCTCGAACGGCTCGTCGAGCACGAGCAGGCGCGGCGCGTGGATGAGCGCGCACGCCAGTCCGATCTTCTTCCGCATGCCCG harbors:
- a CDS encoding endonuclease domain-containing protein; protein product: MDLDHTSEPFTVARALAAGRTRGDLRSPDLVAPTRGARVGVAQHAVDPRAAFLGSLEELARDDQFFSHVTAARIHGMPLPARLDDEPIHLASPSFTSRMRRDGVVGHRIKATVVEVAGHRVESIPDAFVHLGTSSLTLDELVEVGDWIVSRRRERRLTPTDLREHARHFTGARGIARVHKAIPLVRVGSDSPGETRTRLLLRRAGLPEPVLQHQVRDGRARVIATLDLAYPQLLVGMEYDGAYHRLDAEQFGYDIRRSAALDALGWRIIRISHADIVDGGQRILPLIRAARSRSIGQ
- a CDS encoding LLM class flavin-dependent oxidoreductase, encoding MTRQIRFNAFDMNCVAHQSSGLWRHPDDRSRHYTTIEYWTSLARLLESGTFDGIFIADVLGTYDVYGGTNEAAIRNGAQVPVNDPILLVSAMAAVTEHLGFGITAGTAFEHPYPFARRLTTLDHLTNGRIGWNVVTGYLPSAARNMGQEDQLAHDDRYDHADEYLEVLYKLWEGSWEDDAVVEDRERGIFTDPAKVHPIRHEGRHFRVPGIHISEPSPQRTPVIYQAGASPRGIRFAAGNAEAIFVAARSKEVLAATVQRIRDALEAEGRDRCSARIYTLLTVITAATHEEAVAKEADYRSYASEEGALTFLSGWMGVDLAAYDPDQPVGDVESNAIQSTVQHLQQEAALGREWTVGDLGRHAAIGGLGPTIVGSGEEIADELQSWVEETDVDGFNLAYAVTPGTWEDVIEHVIPVLRERGAYPSSYAPGTLREKLHGAGPRVPESHRAARYRLAPAATASSPT
- the msuE gene encoding FMN reductase; the encoded protein is MSDTFEPPLRVVGVNGSLQSPSKTGVLLDAVLAAIGERATIEPRRIDLASIASGFAGAVSREGLSPEVEDALAAVEAADVLVVGTPIYRASFTGLFKHFFDFVEQRALVDTPVLLTATGGSERHTLTIEHQLRPLFGFFQALTLPTGVYGSAGDFADGRVASPALLDRIDAAVSRSLPLVAHRVRPTVPARW
- a CDS encoding PIG-L family deacetylase — translated: MDLGEHVLFVHAHPDDETLSTGAAIATVAQTGVASVLTLTMGERGEARPEARDALDAAGSLPALRSLELDRAIVALGATRVEPDARFEDSGMAWVGGRAAPSADVSTAALTSQPPTDVELLVLDAVQRLRPDAIVTYDEDGGYGHPDHRAVHLAVVAVARDLRIPVYVRSSEPADVAVPLAPVADRVHDALAAHASQLAVDGRDVVHVGGQREPIADVEHYRLVRAPSPIGWGTTVVVGLVALVIGTVGTFAYRAVEPWGLVLALVAALGIVVGPRLLGSRPATIAAAVGVLAPIALVALDPFRTAGSAGLLAADLLGWLWVLVPGVAALVAVAWPSPEGIARIRDAARG
- the fdxA gene encoding ferredoxin — translated: MTYVIALPCVDVKDRACVDECPVDCIYEGERMLYIHPDECVDCGACEPVCPVEAIYYEDDVPEEWAEYYDVNVQFFETHGSPGGAAKVGVIADDHAIVKALPPQA
- the dapC gene encoding succinyldiaminopimelate transaminase; its protein translation is MDQLPAFPWDSLAEAKAVAAAHPDGIVDLSVGSPVDPTPHVIQDALAAASDAPTYPTCWGTPALRDAIVDWFARVRGVPGLGHANVMPTVGSKETVAGLPLWLGLGPGDVVVHPTVAYPTYDIGARVAGATPVPADDPDDWPEGTRLVWVNSPSNPTGDVAGVEALRRVVERARAIGAVVASDECYALLPWDVDEVPSILDPRIAGSTREGLLVVHSMSKQSSIAGYRAAFVAGCARIVGRVLEVRKHVGLIPPMPVQHAMTVGLADDAHVAEQRERYRARRDALRPALEAAGFAVRGEAGLYLWSTDGRDARTQVDALAAHGILVAPGDFYGDAGHVRVALTASDERIAEAARRLAGFRR
- a CDS encoding citrate synthase; its protein translation is MTHADETPKTATLSVDGRTVELPILPATEGRSSIDVSKLMRETGHTTLDYGFVNTAATRSAITYIDGDAGILRYRGYPIEELAEQKSFLDVAYLLIYGELPTADELGEFDTRIRRHTLLHEDLRRFFDSLPRDAHPMSALSSAVSALSTYYAADHDPHDPRRVELQTIRLLAKLPVIAAYAHKKSIGQAFLYPDNSLSFVENYLKLNFGLMAEEYELNPVMVKALERLLILHADHEQNASTSTVRLVGSTEANLFASVSAGIHALSGPLHGGANEAVLTMLRSIRDSGEGVQRFVERVKRKEQGVRLMGFGHRVYKNYDPRAKLVKASADEVLEALGVSDPLLDIAKELEQVALEDEYFIERKLYPNVDFYTGVIYKAMGFPERMFTVLFAIGRLPGWIAHWREMVDDSQTKIGRPQQLYVGPGERHI
- a CDS encoding NCS2 family permease encodes the protein MARTAIATRLDGYFQIRERGSTIPQEVRGGLVTFFAMAYIIVLNPLIIGGFSADQAAVDVEGGWLPNGQVAAVTALVGGLMTIAMGLVANVPFGLAAGLGINSFLAFTLVGELTWPEAMGLVVVNGVLIVVLSVTGLRRRIFEAIPAELKSAIAVGVGLFIAFIGFVDSGFVRTTELASPPLQLGEGGSITALPTIVFLVALAIMGILVARRVRGALLIGIVVATVLAIGAQALWPVGPAFEVGVGGWNLAAPALPSALVSLPDLSLVGQVDPFGAFARVGPVAASMLVFTLFFLNFFDAMGSMTGLAKQAGIAAPDGTFPGLKRALVVEGVGAIAGGGASASSNTVFIDSAAGIGEGARTGLASVVTGVLFLAAMFLTPLTQIVPLEVAAATLVIVGALMMSQIRDIDFTDFRVALPAFLTIVVMPLTYNIANGIGVGFIAWVLVHAVSGRARTISPLLWVVAGLFVVFFVRGPIEALLGL